In the genome of Pseudarthrobacter sp. IC2-21, one region contains:
- a CDS encoding MarR family transcriptional regulator, giving the protein MKSNSESDIRDGYRLLVLAARLLQRRQDEVLAPLGLTRAAAIAMGGLANGPLNQEQLATSIHVKSQTIGRVLERLQAAGLVTRTRHPRDRRQFTIGLTDEGRALLQSARDAQANAFPADAQGWLKLRTELNRFVDSLQNPVSTPPRSASGMPSQWANK; this is encoded by the coding sequence ATGAAGAGCAATTCAGAGAGTGATATCCGGGATGGCTACCGCCTCCTCGTCTTGGCAGCACGGTTATTGCAGCGCCGCCAGGATGAGGTGTTGGCGCCCTTGGGGCTGACCCGGGCCGCGGCCATTGCCATGGGCGGCCTCGCTAACGGGCCCCTCAACCAGGAGCAGCTGGCTACATCCATCCATGTCAAAAGCCAGACCATAGGCAGGGTTTTGGAGCGACTCCAGGCTGCGGGTCTGGTCACCAGGACACGCCACCCGCGGGACCGCCGCCAATTCACCATTGGGCTCACGGACGAGGGCCGCGCCCTGTTGCAGTCCGCCCGAGATGCGCAGGCCAACGCCTTCCCCGCCGACGCGCAGGGGTGGCTAAAGCTCCGCACGGAACTTAACAGATTCGTGGACAGCCTTCAGAACCCCGTCTCCACCCCGCCCCGTTCAGCCTCAGGGATGCCCAGTCAATGGGCCAACAAATGA
- a CDS encoding phage holin family protein, with amino-acid sequence MSNHIPEPPPSEAHVKADNTSLGDLLGEVTRDLSTLMRQEVELAKAELKESATKTGKGGGMLAGAGVAGHFVLLFLSIALWYALGELMGLGWSAVVVAVIWAIIAAILASVGRKELKAVKGLPQTSQTLSEIPPTLKPGEVKR; translated from the coding sequence GTGAGTAACCACATTCCGGAGCCGCCTCCCTCGGAGGCGCATGTGAAGGCGGACAACACCTCGCTCGGTGACCTGCTCGGAGAAGTCACCCGCGACCTGTCCACCCTGATGCGCCAGGAAGTCGAACTCGCCAAGGCCGAACTCAAAGAATCCGCCACCAAAACCGGCAAAGGCGGCGGCATGCTCGCCGGCGCCGGCGTCGCCGGACACTTCGTCCTGCTCTTCCTCTCGATCGCCCTCTGGTACGCCCTGGGCGAGCTGATGGGACTGGGCTGGTCCGCCGTCGTCGTCGCCGTGATCTGGGCCATCATCGCCGCGATCCTGGCCTCCGTGGGCCGCAAGGAACTCAAAGCGGTCAAGGGCCTGCCCCAAACCAGCCAGACCCTCTCAGAAATCCCCCCAACCCTGAAACCCGGTGAGGTAAAACGATGA
- a CDS encoding MOSC domain-containing protein has product MTATHRYDVDILHLLVSPAHAYFGRAREGAADVPTRDAETVELVAGKGIVGDRFFGKAAHMDAAVTLISIEALEALAAELGAAPFDPLLTRRNIVLRGAQLAPLIGGEFVLESQGQEVRFRAGRAANPCAWMDQILAPGAHKAMRGRGGVRCQPLTGGFLHRGPAVLLSPVPLEPRLAGEVARLKASRLP; this is encoded by the coding sequence ATGACTGCAACGCACCGGTACGACGTCGACATCCTGCATCTTCTGGTGTCCCCTGCGCACGCCTACTTCGGCCGCGCGCGGGAGGGGGCGGCCGATGTCCCCACCAGGGACGCCGAAACTGTCGAGCTGGTGGCGGGCAAAGGAATCGTGGGTGACCGCTTTTTCGGCAAGGCAGCGCACATGGACGCGGCAGTCACACTGATTTCCATCGAGGCGCTCGAAGCGCTGGCAGCGGAACTGGGTGCTGCGCCGTTCGACCCGCTGCTGACCAGGCGCAATATTGTCCTTCGGGGCGCGCAGCTGGCACCGCTGATTGGTGGGGAGTTCGTGCTGGAATCCCAGGGACAAGAGGTGCGCTTTAGGGCCGGCCGGGCCGCCAACCCGTGCGCGTGGATGGACCAGATACTCGCTCCCGGCGCCCACAAAGCGATGCGCGGCCGCGGTGGCGTACGTTGCCAGCCGCTCACGGGCGGGTTCCTGCACCGCGGTCCGGCAGTGCTGCTTAGTCCGGTGCCCCTGGAGCCCCGCCTGGCAGGCGAGGTCGCCAGGTTGAAGGCGTCACGGCTTCCTTAG